The genomic segment AACGCGCAGCGCAATTGTTCACCATATTTGCGGAGGCATCGACTCTCGTCGCCTGAAGAAACCGCTAGCTGACAATAAGTGGGTATATACGCCCTGCAACAAGGTCTGGCGTACCACTGGCAATCAGCGTCTCCGCTAGCTCGAATGAGTAGCCACTTGAAGCCCAGATCAGGCACCTCGGAACACTACAATGTGGGATCCATGGCCGCATTAGTTGATCTCTACGACCTCGACCAGCGTTTCCCGACGATGCCTAATCGGTCGTGCCGGCCTATCCATTTTGGGGATCACTTTATTCCACCAGAAATCCACTAATCCTACTTTCCATGCGGCGTAGCCGATATAGCCAGGAATCGTCGAGAAGTCCAAGTGGCGGAGGTGGTCAATAGCACGCTTTACAAAATAGATCAGGCGAAGAACCATCGCAGTGAGCGGATACAGCGATTGCTCTTCCGAACTTGCGTGAACGCGTTTCAGCAAGCGATCAAACAACCAGCGCGGCGGCTGCCAGATGACCAGAAGATAAAGCAGCATGTTGCCCATACGGGGCGGAATGTTGATATAACTGGACGATATCTCCTCGATGTCCACTCCCGCTTCCCGCAGCGCCTTCTCCATGTTTGTATTAGGAATTGCCCGCAGCGAGTAGATATTGAGCGTAAATGGACGCCCGAATGCATATATCATCTCCAGAGTGTCGACGACATCCTGCCGGGTCTCTATCGGGTTATCCATGATGATGTCGTAGGCAGGTGGTATCTGGAACTTCGGCGCGAACCCGGCACAGACGTGAGATGCCGCCAGCACATCTTCAGGCGGTGTGGGCCGCTGGTAAAAATCGAGTATGCGCTGGGAACCACTCTGCACGCCCATGCGAATGCGGTTCATACCTCCCCAAGTGAGCACCTGCAACTTGTCCTGTCGCACATAGTTTGGGATCACCCCATAGACCGCGAATGGAATTCCGACTTCCTCACGCCAAATCTCAGCGAATTCTGCGAGTTGGTCATAGGGTATTGCCATAAAACTGTCGTCGTGGAAACAAACGGTGCTGAGGTAGGGCTGCGTCTGTAATGCGGCTTTTATCTCGGCCACCGCATACCGAGCACTGGGGTGACGCAGCTTTCGGTAGCCCACATCGTTTTCGATGAACTTTGTATTGCCGCAGTAGGTGCATTTGAAGGGGCAACCGATTGACCACACGGTATTGAACGCGAGTCCGTTAAATCGCAATCGGTCATGCATGCCCATGGGACGAAAACCACTCCCGACCTCGTAAAGGTATTCCTCACCGCCGTGGCGGGCGAAAGGCAGGGCCTCCATGTCTTCCGAGGTCTGCAATGATAGAAAATCATTGCGAATGACCTCATCATTCTGTCTGAACCAAAAGTTTTTCGTCTCTGTGTAATCTCTGCCGTTACTGAAGGCCTCATAAAACTGCTCAAAGGCGAACTCCCCCTCCCCCGTGCAGATACCATCTACATCCGCCAGAATGGCATCCTCAGGATGGATGATCGGGTGTATGCCTCCCCAGATAATCGTACAGTCGGGATTTATCTCTCGTACGCGCTTGATAACCTTCTTGGTAAGGTCAGCGTATCCGGTCATACTGGAAAAGCCGAGCAAGTCAGAATCAGCCAAATCTCTGGCCATCTCATCGACAGAGTCATCTTGGAACACGCTGGCGCCGGTCTTGCCGGTCAGGACAGCCAAAGGCGAGCGGATGTTCCCGGTCGACACGAAACAGAAGCGAGCGTCCGGGATAAGTCGTTCGACCTGGCCACAGAATTTACGGAAGCCGCACGCCATAATGCCGTCTTCCATGCTTACCATTGTCACTTTCATAAGTTGCACCCACCCACCTTTCTGCCTGAATACACTATACTCCCTGCCTGCCAAGCGCAGTTAACATATTGAAGATCTAGTTCACAGTATTCAGCAGTTGCGTTCTACGGTGTTGCAATCCACAAAAATATAGCAAAAACAACAGCTTAGCCAAAATTTTGTTGAAAAGAGATAAAAATCCGGCAATTTCAACCCCAGAGTGGGGCAAAATTTAAGCCACAAAAAAAGAGGGTAGAAAATTTTCCTAGCCCATTTGAAGTCACTACGTTGATTTGGTGGAGCTAAGCGGGATCGAACCGCTGACCTCAACACTGCCAGTGTTGCGCTCTCCCAGCTGAGCTATAGCCCCAGTGAACTGGCTTGTGGCGGGGGCGAATGCATTTCTTACGCGCCCTGAGTAACATGAAAAACCGCCCAAAGAACTTGCTAAGCGTTTGATCAAACGAAACTTTTTAAATTAGTAGCGCAGCAAGTTGGAGCGCATTTTAGTGGTGCCCTGCCGCCCTGTCAACAGTCGCAAGCCCTTGTGCTAAGCTTGCTGACAAGATTCGCCAGCGACGCCGCCCGAGCACAAAACAAGGAGAGAACAATGTTAGGCAAGCTTATCCTGTGGGTGTCTACCCTCGCTTTCATTTCATACGGTGTCATGTGCCTGATAGACCCAACTCTGCCTGCTGAAATGGCGGGCCTGGCGATTCTTTCAGGTGACGGCCTTGCCGAACTGGGCGCAATGTATGGCGGCTTACAGACAGCCTACGGGGTGTTTTGCCTGCTGGGCGCATTACGAACCGATCTCTATCGGCCCGCCCTTACCTCTTTGGTGCTGATGATGGGCGGACTCGCCATAGCCCGCCTTTACACTGCCGTCATGGCCGATGCGGGGTTGGGTGGTTACACCTAC from the Candidatus Marimicrobium litorale genome contains:
- a CDS encoding B12-binding domain-containing radical SAM protein, encoding MKVTMVSMEDGIMACGFRKFCGQVERLIPDARFCFVSTGNIRSPLAVLTGKTGASVFQDDSVDEMARDLADSDLLGFSSMTGYADLTKKVIKRVREINPDCTIIWGGIHPIIHPEDAILADVDGICTGEGEFAFEQFYEAFSNGRDYTETKNFWFRQNDEVIRNDFLSLQTSEDMEALPFARHGGEEYLYEVGSGFRPMGMHDRLRFNGLAFNTVWSIGCPFKCTYCGNTKFIENDVGYRKLRHPSARYAVAEIKAALQTQPYLSTVCFHDDSFMAIPYDQLAEFAEIWREEVGIPFAVYGVIPNYVRQDKLQVLTWGGMNRIRMGVQSGSQRILDFYQRPTPPEDVLAASHVCAGFAPKFQIPPAYDIIMDNPIETRQDVVDTLEMIYAFGRPFTLNIYSLRAIPNTNMEKALREAGVDIEEISSSYINIPPRMGNMLLYLLVIWQPPRWLFDRLLKRVHASSEEQSLYPLTAMVLRLIYFVKRAIDHLRHLDFSTIPGYIGYAAWKVGLVDFWWNKVIPKMDRPARPIRHRRETLVEVVEIN
- a CDS encoding DUF4345 family protein, whose product is MLGKLILWVSTLAFISYGVMCLIDPTLPAEMAGLAILSGDGLAELGAMYGGLQTAYGVFCLLGALRTDLYRPALTSLVLMMGGLAIARLYTAVMADAGLGGYTYGAIAFESAMAILSFIALRKTS